The Drechmeria coniospora strain ARSEF 6962 chromosome 02, whole genome shotgun sequence genome has a segment encoding these proteins:
- a CDS encoding fungal specific transcription factor domain-containing protein encodes MDPSQIFSQGLGQFPPHQSHQSQEYVPQQAQQPQQPRNDHPLGSPGHRVAHTLTACCRCRQRKTRCDPTLPRCLPCERSGSVCEYLDPAKGKKINRYYVIKLQDRVKALEAELAQFTDDDGDYPSSNEDIVRPGGMIRLTAGDETPRYLGPSSGIAMTRLLMEEAKRYTDSHRISDLFPEVRARGQARMQSIQMTGPAAVRKPSYPMMSDHPAESLPRRETTDKLVEIFKHKSQLFWPVLHEVDFQRDLEAVYNGDTDPYRSFVVRMVIAIGMQKLEIQYAGLADSYYVAAMQYAEAVIRPKDLKTLQCLILIVQYSLQSPTRTPVYFVLGLATRICQQESLASEETITKGINLDPKSIDMRRRLVWIVATMEFSLSYNMGRPSGFARGDDRLDVDFFADVEDELITSAGIQPGSVSDRKLAAIHFYKSRALQAEVMRTLYEIKKPTPENHLDPWFGKMEQKMKDWVDASPSAPAWLKFQFTGFFHQMRIALYRPSPQVPKPLPHAAGICFESAVIVLKHTQAHMETGTVSITWVFLLTLNTALNALLWATSYPEVRQQHSRAEVEELIQMSLACLDKCVERWPGTAYTSELYGIISKACLQSYESGGTAGKQAAFAFPSPSPGLEPQSPPDAYAQSAHSRPDVTSPQFGFVFDSPPESMNTNYPFDPNFPAHPTFRSNSIFCNPATDMNGRRFSYFPPDFMHSADAGVGDLGAANPISPHHVQPSSAHHNSMQLPTPPDSVPPSAMSAASPSTTFSPTGMRQSSTLSDGAPDPSVLSVRSEMSPPPTYMTSQDHHHVPNFTTSQPQHQSMSQQRPLPTTTNSADWFYPSTSLVSPYTFGSTSSSFFGDSMPGHFSEPPSAGLGLHLMGAGFESASMFSFVPPGRQGSLTQSQQLKLMNVLETEGVGDMDAFLRAEENMSDVRWY; translated from the exons GCCGCTGTCGCCAG CGAAAAACCCGCTGCGATCCGACCCTGCCACGATGCCTTCCCTGCGAAAGATCCGGATCGGTGTGCGAGTATCTCGATCCGGCCAAGGGAAAGAAAATCAATCGCTACTACGTCATCAAGCTGCAGGACCGCGTCaaggccctcgaggccgagctcgcccagttcaccgacgatgacggtgacTATCCGAGCAGCAACGAAGACATCGTTCGGCCCGGTGGAATGATCCGTCtcacggccggcgacgaaacCCCTCGATATCTCGGCCCGAGTAGCGGCATCGCCATGACCCGACTGCTCATGGAGGAGGCGAAGCGATACACCGACTCTCATCGAATCTCCGACCTCTTCCCCGAAGTCCGCGCCAGAGGCCAGGCCCGCATGCAGTCGATTCAGATGACCGGCCCTGCGGCGGTGAGGAAGCCTAGCTACCCCATGATGAGCGACCACCCCGCCGAGAGTCTTCCTAGACGGGAAACGACGGACAAGCTGGTGGAAATCTTCAAGCACAAAT CCCAACTCTTCTGGCCCGTGCTGCACGAGGTGGATTTTCAAcgcgacctcgaggccgttTACAATGGCGATACCGACCCGTACAGAAGCTTCGTCGTCAGGATGGTCATTGCCATTGGCATGCAGAAGCTGGAGATACAGTATGCCGGCCTGGCTGACAGCTActacgtcgccgccatgcagtatgccgaggccgtcatcCGGCCCAAGGACCTCAAGACTCTTCAATGCCTCATTCTCATCGTGCAGTACTCGCTGcagtcgccgacgaggacgcccgtctacttcgtcctcggcttgGCAACGCGCATCTGCCAGCAGGAGTCGTTGGCGAGCGAGGAGACCATCACGAAAGGCATCAACCTGGACCCCAAATCCATCGACatgcgtcgccgcctcgtgtGGATCGTCGCCACCATGGAGTTCAGCCTTTCCTACAACATGGGTCGCCCGAGCGGCTTCGCCAGAGGGGACGACCGACTGGATGTCGATTtcttcgccgacgtcgaggatgagctcatcacctcggccggcatccAGCCCGGATCCGTCAGCGACCGAAAGCTTGCCGCCATTCACTTCTACAAGTCGAGGGCCTTGCAGGCCGAGGTCATGAGGACCTTGTACGAGATAAAGAAGCCGACGCCCGAGAACCATCTGGACCCCTGGTTCGGCAAGATGGAGCAGAAGATGAAGGATTGGGTCGACGCGTCGCCCAGCGCCCCCGCGTGGCTCAAATTCCA GTTCACCGGTTTCTTCCATCAGATGAGGATTGCATTGTACAGGCCGTCTCCGCAGGTGCCGAAGCCGCTGCCTCATGCTGCCGGCATATGTTTCGAAagcgccgtcatcgtcctgaAGCATACGCAGGCCCACATGGAGACCGGCACCGTCTCCATCACCTGGGTTTTCCTCCTGACGCTCAACACGGCGTTGAACGCCCTCCTCTGGGCCACCTCCTACCCGGAAGTTCGGCAGCAGCATTCGCgggccgaggtggaggagcTGATACAAATGTCCCTCGCCTGCCTCGACAAGTGCGTCGAGCGCTGGCCGGGCACCGCCTACACTTCCGAGCTGTACGGCATCATTTCCAAGGCGTGCTTGCAAAGCTACGAGTCGGGGGGCACGGCCGGGAAGCAAGCTGCCTTTGCGTTTCCGAGTCCGTCGCCGGGCCTGGAACCTCAGTCCCCTCCCGATGCCTACGCGCAGTCGGCGCATTCCCGTCCGGATGTGACCTCGCCGCAGTTTGGCTTCGTCTTCGACTCACCGCCGGAGTCCATGAACACGAACTACCCTTTCGACCCCAACTTTCCGGCTCACCCCACCTTTCGATCCAACTCCATCTTCTGCAACCCCGCCACCGACATGAACGGCCGGAGATTTTCCTACTTTCCCCCCGACTTCATGCACTCGGCCGATGCTGGGGTTGGCGATCTCGGGGCGGCGAATCCAATATCTCCCCACCACGTCCAACCGTCGTCTGCCCATCACAACTCGATGCAGCTGCCAACGCCGCCCGATTCGGTTCCCCCGAGCGCCATGtctgcggcgtcgccgagcaccACCTTTTCCCCCACCGGCATGCGCCAGTCATCGACCCTGTCGGATGGCGCCCCTGACCCCAGCGTGCTGTCTGTGCGGTCGGAAATGTCACCGCCTCCGACGTACATGACGTCGCAGGACCACCATCACGTGCCCAATTTCACCACTTCTCAACCGCAGCATCAGAGTATGTCTCAGCAACGgccgttgccgacgacgacgaactcCGCAGACTGGTTCTACCCTTCGACTTCCCTCGTTTCGCCCTACACCTTTGGCtccaccagcagcagcttctTTGGCGATTCCATGCCGGGCCACTTTTCCGAACCTCCCAGTGCCGGCTTGGGCCTGCATCTCATGGGTGCCGGCTTTGAATCGGCCTCGATGTTTTCGTTCGTGCCCCCCGGGAGGCAGGGCAGCCTGACGCAATCGCAGCAGTTGAAACTTATGAACGTGCTCGAGACAGAGGGCGTTGGCGACATGGACGCCTTCCTGCGTGCCGAAGAGAACATGTCGGACGTCAGATGGTATTGA
- a CDS encoding cytosolic Cu/Zn superoxide dismutase, with product MRFARAIAAVLSAAVAHAASQNARPITGNPKGVRYTATLPEDPFFHGDFDGNVEGFITAETPDDGVGVKFTVHFENLPKSGGPFPYHIHVKPVVGGNCTQTLAHLDPFERGEKPPCASSAPETCQVGDLAGKHGMVTADPFQAEYVDKFVSLKEGDAEFMGNRSFVFHFANTTRITCANFVKVDVGAPYPSASSSVYPVPTASGATPARPAATDSTVPFVVSAASKAHTTLPFVAIAGVALLAFAG from the exons ATGCGATTCGCCCGCGcaatcgccgccgtcctctcggccgccgtcgcacaTGCTGCGTCCCAGAATGCGAGGCCCATTACCGGCAACCCCAAGGGTGTGAGGTACACGGCCACCCTCCCAGAGGACCCCTTCTTCCACGGCGACTTCGATGGCAACGTCGAGGGCTTCATCACGGCCGAGACgcccgacgatggcgtcggcgtcaagTTCACCGTCCACTTCGAGAATCTGCCCAAGTCCGGCGGGCCATTCC CCTACCACATCCACGTGAAGCCCGTCGTTGGCGGCAACTGCACCCAGACGCTGGCTCACCTGGACCCCTTCGAGCGCGGCGAGAAGCCGCCGTGCGCATCGTCGGCTCCCGAGACATGCCAGGTCGGTGACTTGGCCGGCAAGCACGGCATGGTGACGGCGGACCCGTTCCAGGCCGAGTACGTCGACAAGTTCGTCTCGCTCAaggagggcgacgccgagTTCATGGGCAACCGGTCCTTTGTCTTTCACTTTGCCAACACGACGAGGATCACGTGCGCCAACTTTGTCAAGGTGGACGTCGGCGCGCCCTATCCgtcagcctcgtcgtcggtctaTCCCGTGCCCACGGCCAGCGGTGCGACACCTGCAAGGCCAGCGGCAACCGATTCCACCGTGCCCTTTGTCGTTTCCGCCGCGTCAAAGGCGCACACGACGCTGCCCtttgtcgccatcgccggtgTCGCACTCCTTGCCTTTGCCGGATGA